In a single window of the Acidobacteriota bacterium genome:
- the mazG gene encoding nucleoside triphosphate pyrophosphohydrolase: MATDLYLVGLGPGPLDRLAAAPLAVIRCTANTVIVRTGHHPGAADLSATRDVVVCDDLYDAADDFDDVYQAIVARVIDSAKRGPTVYAVPGSVAVGERAIPMMRAAAAEAGLSVKVFSGESFLDLLFLTVGLDPIADGLQLLDGRALETTPDLTIPTVITQVDRREVADRVAGLLAKVLEDDFEITIVDALGNDDASIEIVTLGDLATITTTPLTSVYVPASAVGLRGLIAINEILRRQCPWDKKQTHRSLLRHLIEETYEVVEALEQLSVEAPEGDPDWVAYSHVEEELGDVLLQVVFHATLASEAGAFTIDQVAEGIRRKLVYRHPHVFGDVAADDAEAVIANWEALKASEKRRESLMDDIPLSLPSLARADKTQRRARSVGFDFGDAGAALDALRGELNEFAEAGPLQQESELGDVLFAVANIARHVSVDAESALRGSITRFEARFRWMESAAQDAGGGLESMSLDAMDELWQQAKGAVG; this comes from the coding sequence ATGGCGACCGACCTCTACCTCGTTGGTCTCGGTCCCGGTCCGCTTGATCGGCTTGCGGCGGCTCCGCTCGCTGTCATCCGCTGCACTGCGAACACCGTGATTGTGAGGACAGGTCACCACCCCGGTGCTGCGGATCTGTCAGCCACTCGCGACGTTGTGGTCTGCGACGACTTGTATGACGCTGCCGACGACTTCGATGATGTCTACCAGGCGATCGTTGCGCGGGTCATCGACTCCGCGAAACGTGGGCCGACCGTGTACGCGGTTCCAGGGTCGGTCGCTGTGGGCGAACGGGCGATTCCGATGATGCGGGCCGCTGCTGCCGAGGCAGGTCTTTCCGTGAAAGTCTTTTCGGGAGAGTCTTTCCTTGACCTTCTCTTTCTGACGGTTGGCTTAGACCCGATTGCCGATGGGCTACAGCTCCTCGATGGCCGGGCGCTGGAGACCACACCGGATCTCACGATTCCGACTGTTATCACGCAGGTCGATCGACGCGAGGTTGCCGATCGTGTCGCGGGATTGTTGGCGAAGGTTCTGGAGGACGACTTTGAGATCACGATCGTCGATGCTCTCGGCAACGACGATGCAAGCATCGAAATAGTGACCCTCGGCGATCTTGCGACCATAACGACAACCCCCCTGACATCGGTGTATGTCCCCGCTTCAGCGGTGGGGCTACGAGGTCTTATCGCGATCAACGAGATTCTGCGTCGTCAATGCCCATGGGACAAAAAGCAGACTCACAGAAGTCTGCTCCGACACCTCATTGAAGAGACCTACGAAGTGGTCGAGGCGCTTGAGCAGCTCAGTGTTGAAGCGCCGGAAGGTGACCCGGACTGGGTTGCGTACAGCCATGTCGAGGAAGAGCTCGGAGACGTGTTACTCCAGGTCGTGTTTCACGCGACACTGGCTAGCGAGGCAGGCGCATTCACCATTGACCAGGTTGCAGAGGGCATCCGTCGCAAATTGGTGTACCGCCACCCCCACGTGTTCGGCGACGTCGCAGCCGACGATGCTGAGGCCGTCATTGCAAACTGGGAGGCTCTCAAGGCGAGCGAAAAAAGACGAGAGTCGTTGATGGATGACATTCCGCTCTCCCTGCCGAGTCTGGCGAGAGCTGACAAAACGCAGCGTCGTGCTCGCTCTGTCGGTTTCGACTTCGGCGACGCCGGTGCGGCGCTCGACGCCCTTCGCGGCGAGCTCAACGAGTTTGCTGAAGCTGGACCGTTGCAGCAGGAGTCCGAGTTAGGCGACGTCCTCTTTGCGGTGGCGAATATCGCCCGCCATGTGTCCGTGGACGCTGAGTCGGCGCTTCGTGGATCTATCACCAGGTTTGAGGCGCGCTTTCGATGGATGGAGTCTGCAGCCCAAGATGCCGGTGGTGGGTTGGAATCCATGTCGCTGGATGCGATGGACGAGCTCTGGCAGCAGGCGAAGGGCGCGGTGGGTTAG